A region from the Pseudomonas sp. P8_229 genome encodes:
- the def gene encoding peptide deformylase, producing the protein MIREILKMGDERLLRIAPPVPAEMFDSPELWQLIDDMFQTMESVGGVGLAAPQIGVDLQLVIFGFEHSERYPEAEAVPQTILINPLITPLSPLTEEGFEGCLSVPGLRGAVDRYQQIRYEGVDPKGEPIVRIASGFHARVVQHECDHLIGRLYPSRITDFSKFGFTEVMFPDLDPTADD; encoded by the coding sequence ATGATTCGTGAAATCCTCAAAATGGGCGACGAACGCCTGCTGCGTATCGCCCCGCCTGTACCGGCCGAGATGTTCGACAGCCCCGAGCTGTGGCAACTGATCGATGACATGTTCCAGACCATGGAAAGCGTCGGTGGCGTCGGCCTGGCCGCGCCGCAGATTGGCGTCGACCTGCAACTGGTGATCTTCGGTTTCGAGCACAGTGAGCGCTATCCCGAGGCTGAAGCGGTGCCGCAGACGATCCTGATCAATCCGTTGATCACGCCACTGAGCCCGCTGACGGAAGAGGGCTTTGAAGGCTGTCTGTCGGTGCCGGGCTTGCGTGGCGCGGTGGACCGCTATCAGCAGATTCGCTACGAGGGTGTTGATCCCAAGGGCGAGCCGATTGTGCGTATCGCCTCAGGTTTCCACGCCCGCGTCGTGCAGCACGAATGCGATCACCTGATCGGCCGGCTGTACCCGTCGCGCATCACCGATTTCAGCAAGTTCGGATTTACCGAAGTGATGTTCCCGGACCTCGATCCCACGGCTGACGACTGA
- a CDS encoding sigma-70 family RNA polymerase sigma factor, producing MSGADPLHRHTVEGLFRAHYHWLRNYLRRQLQDPASAEDLTSETFVRLLEAPALTAIREPRALLTTIAQRLLYQHWRRADLARRHAQQVEAECAASPEELTQQRQTLNRLDRSLQRLPGKVRSTFLLARVDGLTYPQIAAELGISQRSVSVYMSRSQALCDRHSANQILTDKRSA from the coding sequence ATGTCCGGCGCCGATCCATTGCATCGCCACACCGTTGAAGGCCTGTTTCGCGCCCATTACCACTGGCTGCGCAACTACCTGCGCCGGCAACTGCAAGACCCGGCGAGTGCCGAAGACCTCACGTCCGAAACCTTCGTTCGCCTGCTCGAAGCGCCCGCACTGACTGCCATCCGCGAACCCCGCGCCTTGCTCACCACCATCGCCCAGCGCCTGCTTTATCAGCATTGGCGGCGTGCCGATCTGGCGCGGCGCCATGCGCAGCAAGTCGAGGCCGAGTGTGCCGCTTCGCCGGAAGAACTCACGCAACAGCGACAAACCCTGAACCGCCTCGACCGCAGCCTGCAGCGCCTGCCCGGCAAGGTTCGCTCGACCTTTCTGCTGGCGCGGGTCGATGGCCTGACCTACCCGCAAATCGCCGCCGAACTGGGTATCTCGCAACGTTCGGTCAGCGTGTACATGAGCCGCTCCCAGGCCCTGTGCGATCGCCACAGTGCCAATCAAATCCTGACAGACAAGAGGTCCGCATGA
- a CDS encoding GNAT family N-acetyltransferase encodes MSDTQYSLLDASLWPLMNKFYRSHQSSMKAVRDAQLWVARRDEIVAALCLRPVAGGRWLTGLFVDPTCREQGIAAQLIAAAVQEMSEPVWLFCHPDLRGFYERRGFTFDPALPQAMAERLSRYARSKPMIAMELRPSI; translated from the coding sequence ATGTCCGATACCCAATACAGCCTGCTCGACGCCTCTCTATGGCCGTTGATGAACAAGTTTTACCGCAGCCACCAATCGTCGATGAAGGCAGTGCGCGATGCGCAACTGTGGGTGGCGCGGCGCGATGAGATCGTTGCCGCGTTGTGTTTGCGCCCGGTGGCGGGTGGACGCTGGTTGACGGGGTTGTTTGTCGATCCCACGTGTCGTGAACAAGGGATTGCCGCACAGTTGATCGCGGCGGCAGTGCAGGAAATGAGCGAGCCGGTGTGGCTGTTCTGTCACCCGGATCTGCGTGGGTTTTATGAGCGGCGCGGGTTCACCTTCGACCCGGCGCTGCCGCAGGCGATGGCGGAGCGCTTGAGTCGGTATGCGCGGAGCAAGCCGATGATTGCGATGGAGCTGAGACCTTCAATCTGA
- a CDS encoding phosphate/phosphite/phosphonate ABC transporter substrate-binding protein: MTQHHAELLMYVAPEPIRAANECWISRILDHLGHCRLNAESLSLPELWLSPSLLLTQTCGYPLMTLLRGQVRLVGRPRYELPDASAGNHCSMILSRADDVRTTLADFRGSRGVINSEDSNSGMNLLRQRLAPLHRDGQFFATVGISGAHRESLRWVREDRGDLAAIDSVTYAYLAQYAPDEVSGLRVVARSAYSPTLPFITAATATDEQIEQLLQVMNQSLDELPDVARTLGLLHVLPANESDYEVLLGYQREAQAQGYGQLR, encoded by the coding sequence ATGACCCAACACCACGCCGAACTGCTGATGTATGTCGCCCCCGAGCCAATTCGTGCGGCCAACGAATGCTGGATCTCGCGCATCCTCGACCACCTGGGCCATTGCCGCCTGAACGCCGAAAGCCTGTCACTCCCCGAACTCTGGTTATCGCCCAGCCTGCTGCTGACGCAAACCTGCGGCTACCCGTTGATGACCTTGCTACGCGGTCAGGTGCGCCTCGTCGGTCGTCCACGTTACGAACTGCCCGACGCCAGTGCCGGCAATCACTGCAGCATGATCCTCAGTCGCGCTGATGATGTGCGCACAACCTTGGCGGACTTTCGCGGCAGTCGCGGGGTGATCAACAGTGAGGACTCCAACAGCGGCATGAACCTGTTGCGCCAGCGTCTGGCGCCGTTGCACCGCGACGGGCAGTTCTTCGCCACGGTCGGCATCAGTGGCGCGCACCGTGAGAGCCTGCGCTGGGTGCGGGAGGATCGCGGCGATCTGGCGGCCATCGACAGCGTTACCTATGCGTACCTTGCGCAATACGCGCCGGATGAGGTCAGTGGCTTGCGGGTCGTGGCGCGCAGTGCGTACAGCCCGACGTTGCCGTTTATCACCGCTGCCACCGCCACTGATGAGCAGATCGAACAGCTACTCCAGGTGATGAATCAGTCGCTGGACGAGTTGCCCGACGTCGCGCGCACCCTCGGACTGCTCCACGTATTGCCGGCCAACGAAAGTGATTATGAGGTCCTGCTCGGTTATCAACGCGAGGCCCAGGCACAGGGTTATGGTCAACTGCGCTAA
- a CDS encoding fatty acid desaturase encodes MPHYFDADHRQRIETLRQRFTARTEWPTWLLLIGVYGGWFAIVLNSQWLGRSLSTLLLIPLLVLWLSVQHELLHGHPTRWTGVNKLLGYAPFAVWYPYTLYRDSHLLHHRDENLTVPGVDPESRYLTASRWQGSSLFERSLHWLNKTVLGRFAIGAPLALLALASEELQRLKNRERQAWLMWLIHGGFTLLMLWFVARYSVLPVWHYLLLISVPALTIAMIRSYYEHRPHAQPEQRTVLNEAGWPWRWLFLNLNFHLVHHDLPGLAWYDLPAAYRMRREQWVARSGGFLVQGYGQLWRQNGFKPIDSPQHPYH; translated from the coding sequence ATGCCCCATTACTTCGACGCCGATCACCGGCAACGGATCGAAACCCTGCGCCAACGTTTTACCGCCCGCACCGAATGGCCGACCTGGTTATTGCTGATCGGCGTGTACGGCGGCTGGTTCGCCATTGTGCTCAACAGCCAGTGGCTCGGCCGCAGCTTGAGTACATTGCTGCTGATTCCGTTGCTGGTGCTGTGGCTGTCGGTGCAGCACGAGTTGCTGCACGGTCATCCGACGCGCTGGACAGGGGTTAATAAACTCCTCGGTTATGCACCGTTTGCGGTGTGGTATCCGTACACGCTTTACCGTGACAGCCATCTGTTGCATCACCGCGATGAAAACCTGACCGTGCCCGGCGTCGACCCGGAAAGCCGGTACCTGACAGCGTCGCGCTGGCAGGGCAGTTCGCTGTTCGAACGGAGCCTGCACTGGCTGAACAAGACCGTGCTCGGTCGCTTCGCGATTGGCGCGCCGCTGGCGTTACTGGCGCTGGCCAGCGAAGAACTGCAACGTCTGAAAAACCGCGAGCGCCAGGCCTGGCTGATGTGGCTGATCCACGGCGGGTTCACCCTGTTGATGCTGTGGTTCGTCGCACGCTACAGCGTGTTGCCGGTCTGGCACTACTTGCTGCTGATCAGTGTGCCGGCACTGACGATTGCGATGATCCGCTCCTATTATGAACACCGCCCGCACGCGCAACCGGAGCAGCGTACCGTGCTCAACGAGGCCGGCTGGCCGTGGCGCTGGCTGTTTCTGAACCTGAACTTTCATCTGGTGCATCATGATCTGCCAGGGCTGGCGTGGTACGACTTGCCTGCGGCCTATCGCATGCGCCGCGAGCAGTGGGTGGCGCGCAGTGGCGGCTTTCTGGTGCAAGGCTATGGGCAGTTGTGGCGGCAGAACGGGTTCAAACCGATCGACAGTCCGCAGCATCCGTATCACTGA
- a CDS encoding YihY/virulence factor BrkB family protein, producing MIFPDMKGLPLHRVMVRTVTEFIDDEMSTYASALAYQMLFSLFPFILFLIALIGFLHLPDFFTWLRLQSELVLPPQALDQVNPVIDQLQQSKGGLLSFGIVIALYTASAGVRLMMSAMNAAYDVVEGRPIWKRFPLSIFYTVGIAGMLLAAAALMVLGPQVMGWIAAQVGLEDFIVTVWTIARWPVIVILMMVAVALIYYVMPDVKQEFRFITPGSVLAVVVWIIASLGFAFYVKTFANYNAMYGSIGAIIVLLLYFYISSAVLLLGAEMNAVIEHMSSEGKEPGEKVPGELDEHPKQHVSGLGRDHSLKPDTDEA from the coding sequence ATGATTTTTCCGGACATGAAAGGTCTGCCCTTGCACCGGGTGATGGTGCGCACGGTCACTGAATTCATCGACGACGAGATGTCCACCTACGCCTCGGCGCTGGCCTACCAGATGCTGTTCTCGCTGTTCCCGTTCATTCTGTTCCTGATTGCCCTGATCGGTTTCCTGCACCTGCCGGACTTCTTCACCTGGCTGCGTCTGCAATCGGAACTGGTGCTGCCGCCGCAGGCGCTGGACCAGGTCAACCCGGTGATCGATCAGTTGCAGCAGTCCAAGGGCGGCTTGCTCTCGTTCGGTATCGTCATCGCCCTGTACACCGCCTCTGCCGGTGTGCGCCTGATGATGAGCGCGATGAACGCCGCTTATGATGTGGTCGAAGGCCGGCCGATCTGGAAGCGCTTTCCACTGTCGATTTTCTACACCGTCGGCATCGCCGGCATGCTGCTGGCCGCCGCCGCGCTGATGGTGCTCGGGCCGCAGGTGATGGGCTGGATTGCCGCGCAGGTGGGTCTGGAAGACTTCATTGTCACGGTGTGGACGATTGCGCGCTGGCCGGTGATCGTGATTCTGATGATGGTTGCCGTGGCGCTGATCTACTACGTGATGCCTGACGTCAAACAGGAATTCCGCTTCATCACCCCGGGCTCGGTGCTGGCCGTGGTGGTGTGGATCATCGCCTCGTTGGGCTTTGCGTTCTACGTCAAAACCTTCGCCAACTACAACGCGATGTATGGCAGCATCGGGGCGATCATCGTGCTGCTGCTGTATTTCTATATTTCCTCGGCGGTGCTGCTGCTCGGGGCCGAGATGAATGCGGTGATCGAACACATGTCCAGCGAGGGCAAGGAGCCGGGCGAGAAAGTCCCGGGCGAACTCGATGAACACCCCAAACAACATGTCTCGGGCCTGGGGCGCGACCACTCGCTCAAGCCGGACACTGACGAAGCCTGA